The Methanosarcina acetivorans C2A genome includes the window AAAACTCATCTTGGTACTAAAAAAGCTTATCCTCCGGAAGAATGCCTGAACCCTGAATTCATTAAAGAGGTTGAATGCAGTAGGCAGAAAGTCCTTAACGGGAAAGGTATCAAGTTCAACACAGTAGATGACTTTTTTAGCAACCTTGAAAAATGACATATCAGGTAGTTTTATCACCCGATTTTGAAAAAGAAACAAAGATCTTCTTCAAAAAGGATCCTGTTCTTTATGGCCGTTTTAAGAAAACTGTCAACAGTATTCTAGAAAATCCGGAGTGTGGAAAACCTTTGCGGAATGTACTTAAAGGACTTCGCAGAGTTCACATTGGCCACTTCGTTTTAATCTATGAAATAGATAATACTAATGAAACCATCACTTTTTTGAAGTTCAGTCCTCATGACAAAGCATATAAGTGAAATTCCTTTGCCTTTTCCTTTCTTTTTCCGAAAAATTCTTCTAAGACTTTTTTTGCCGGCAAGATCTCGAGCTTTAGTCCAGGACCATGACTTTCCCAGGACCAGGGTCCTGCAGGTTCTGTAACATTATTTCCCGGGAAATAGCCTGCAAAAAAGATTTCCTTTCCACTTTCCCACTTTCCTTGTAGCTGCAGGACCAAAGCTTCCAGGATT containing:
- a CDS encoding type II toxin-antitoxin system RelE family toxin, which translates into the protein MTYQVVLSPDFEKETKIFFKKDPVLYGRFKKTVNSILENPECGKPLRNVLKGLRRVHIGHFVLIYEIDNTNETITFLKFSPHDKAYK